Below is a window of Oncorhynchus clarkii lewisi isolate Uvic-CL-2024 chromosome 19, UVic_Ocla_1.0, whole genome shotgun sequence DNA.
TACTTTTGCCATGGCCCTATTTCCAATACAGTGCAATACTTTGTCTAGGCTGAGTAATTATTTttcaagctgcctcacactacagaaacagtagATCGGCCAGAACCGCCCAAAAGGACAGTTGCCAAAAACAAGGTTACTCACTTTGCCTTTATATATAAacatggtgccatttgagacaaccTTTCCTAAACCCTGGTTGTTAATTCCTCATCCTCCAGGCCATGAACAGCGAGACGGCCACTACAGCAGCCCCCAGAAGATAGTATCTCTCTCCTATTGCTCCCTCCTGCTTCAGTTCAGGAACAGCTCTAGCCTCCATCATGACCTCTGCCCCCATAGGCTCCAGTGGATGACGGTTCTCAGCCGAGGAAGAGCCGTTGACGATGAGGCCAGtaggagctggaggaggagcaTCAGGATGTTTGGTTGAGGGGCTGGCGTCTTGGCCGTTAACGATCATAATCAGACCCGGAGATTGGCCGTGCTGGTTTGGACCAGACGACAGGTCAAGGGCgttagatccagagagaggtgtgATCTGAGATTGGCTGTTGTGGTTCTGAACTGGTAGGGGGGTTCCAGACACACCCACATCATTATTACCCAGCATGCTCTGTGTTTGGTCATCTTGATTCCAGATAGATGGCTCCTCAGACATGTGGACTACAATACCCAGCATGCTCGGTGTCTGGCCGTCGTTGTTCTGGATGGACGCGTCCTCAGACACGTGAACAACATTGAACAGCACCTCCTGGTCCCCCAGGGAGCTCAGGCAGGGGGACTCGTAGGTGTCCTCTTGGGGCTCGTTATGGGACAGGGGTTCTATTATTTCCTCAGGAACTCCATTCTCCTGACATGGAAGAGGGGTGGAAGTAGTGACGGGGTCGGGGATCACAACAGGACTGTTCACATCAGCTGTAGCAAGTACAAGGTCTGACACAGACCTCTGTAGACGCGTTGAGTCTCCTGAGTATGGCTGGCTGTCCATGACCTCACTGCGGAGGACTTCAGGCTTGCTAAAGTGCACGTCATCCTCATTCATGGAGGTATCCGCTGGGGCCGTGGCGAAGTGCTGGCTCTGAGATGGCTCAGTGTGTTGCTCATCTTCAGTCACCTGCAGGAGAGATTTATTTTAGTTCCAAGCTTCAATGTTTTCACTATCTTCAGTTTCGGGCATATTTCAAAAAAAGTGTAGATGTGGTCAGATTTAATTTCATTAGCAACTTGAATTCAAAAAGAACCGAACACACCCAAAGCTGATTTGAAAGAGCTCGAGGCAAAACTGGAGAAACAGGAAAATCCAACACACACAGCGTCCTGGTGGAAGGTAGACTTATTTACCTGGGTTGGATCAGAGTCTACAGCCTCCTGGTAGAAGGTAGGCTTATTTACCTGGGTTGGATCAGTCTACAGCCTCCTGGTGGAAGGTAGACTTATTTACCTGGGTTGGATCATTCTACAGCCTCCTGGTAGACGGTAGGCTTATTTACCTGGGTTGGATCAGTCTACAGCCTCCTGGTGGAAGGTAGACTTATTTACCTGGGTTGGATCAGTCTATAGCCTCCTGGTAGAAGGTAGACTTATTTACCTGGGTTGGATCAGAGTCTACAGCCTCCTGGTAGAAGGTAGGCTTATTTACCTGGGTTGGATCAGTCTACAGCCTCCTGGTGGAAGGTAGGCTTATTTACCTGGGTTGGATCAGAGTCTACAGCCTCCTGGTAGAAGGTAGACGTATTTACCTGGGTTGGATCAGAGTCTACAGCCTCCTGGTAGAAGGTAGGCTTATTTACCTGTGTTGGATCAGAGTCTACAGCCTCCTGGTAGAAGGTAGACGTATTTACCTGGGTTGGATCAGAGTCTACAGCCTCCTGGTAGAAGGTAGGCTTATTTACCTGGGTTGGATCAGAGTTCTCTACAGCCTCCTGGTGGAAGGTAGACTTATTTACCTGTGTTGGATCAGAGTTCTCCACAGCCTCCTGGTGGAAGGTAGGCACTTTGACTGTGTGTGGCGAGGTGTCCTGAACTGGCCGTCTCTCAGGGGACTGGAATGTGGCCAAGGCAGCAGGGGTGGGGGTGGATTCAGTTTGGGACAGGGCTAGGTGTGAGACAGGCAACGTGGGAGTGATTTCAGATACAACTGGGATTAGGTGTGAACcagacaaggtaggagtggtttCAGACAGGGCTATCTGTGTTGGAGCATCACTATGACACAAGTTGTCCTCCAGACTGACGGTTTCAATAGGACCAGGCTGGGATGAGGCTGGAGGTTCAGAGATCACTGTGGGCTCCTCCACTGAGACAAGAGACAGAGGGGCTGCCTGGGGCTCTGCCTGAGGGGCAGCAACAGGAGAAGGTGCTGCCTCTGAGGCTATTTCAGGGCTCACTGCTGCTTTGGGAGCATGTTCTGAAGAGGAGCCAGCCATGGGAGCCTTGGGAACTGATCTTGGGGGGGCTTCTGGCTGGGCAGCCACTACAGGAGGTGGCAAAACCTCTGGGGCTACTTCAGGAGGGAGTGAAGCCTCAGGTGGGGCAGCTACCTCTGGTGGGGCTGGCTGACCTGGGAGGACCAGAGAACATGGCGACCCCTCAGAGCTGGTAGAAGGAATTGGTTGAACATGGGTCCTGACTGCGGTGGTAGCAGCAGCTGAAGGAGGGTAGGGATCTAAGGAGTAAGAGAAACACTAACAGATTGAGGCATATCACCATTCCTCACACATAATAAGCACCATGTTCTGTTTTGACATTTACTGTAATAGTGGAAGAACCCTTGGATTTGATTTTACAGTTCTGGGCAGCCTTCAATTACATCAACTGTTGATTGAGCAAtagtacacacacaaaaatacatgTTCTCTGTCATCATATCCACAACGTTGAACTGAGTCACAACAGAGATCTTAGGTGTCCAGTTTTTTTAAATGCACttgaaataaagtttgatttgtgtGTGACTTACTGTTCTGGTTGTGTTTGTTCCACTCTGCCCTCAGTTCATCAGCCAGATCCTGATGCTCCAACAGCTCCAGGGCTGACATCAACTCTTCTGGCCAGTTCATTCTCTTCTGTACATAGTCCAGCAGGAGTTGCATGGCTGCATAGTTACCAGAAAAGTCCTTCTTGGCCTGGATCTCCTCCTGAAAGTACAATGAATAAttgtttaatttaaaaaataaataaaaacatatcagAAAATATAGTTCATATATTCATTTACCAGGTACATAATCTGGTTCAGATTATACATCAAATAAAGATTGTGATAATTGGATTGATAATCAGAATAGAATGTCCTAAATGACCAACAACATCCAGCCAAAAGCTAGTCACCCAGCCAAAAGCTACTCACCCAGCCACCCACCTTGCCAGAAGTTACCCACCCTGCCAGAAGCTACCAGAAGCTACTCACACAGCAGCTACTCACCCAGCTACCCACCCAGCCAAAAGTTACTCACCCAGCAACTACCACCCAGCCAAAAGCTACCCACCCAGCCAAAAGCTATTCACCCAGCTACCCACCCTGCCACCCACCTTGCCAGAAGCTACCCACCCTGCCAGAAACTATTCACCCAGCTACCCGCCCAGCCAGAAGCTACTCACCTTGTCAGAAGGTGTAAGGCAAGGGAGATTGGCCATGAGCTCTGTGGCTTTCACTCTGCTCACAAACACCCCCATTCTGCGCCGTAGGTGCAAAGACAGTTTATCACGGGTGAACGACGACATCATGTGCtgtggagagagcaggagaggagacatgacCGTAGGCACAGTGGCTATGATGCATGATTATGCAGCCTTGCTCACGCTGTAAAACGAGCTATAACAATGCAGGGTTGTTACCTGGTCTCTCAGACGGATATATTCTAACTCAGTACGGACCTCAAACGGATCCTATTGGCAGGTGTTGAACCCTGGGGGGGGAAAAAAAAACAAAGTATGTCAGATTATGCAAGACTCATGTTGCAGCATCAGTGCAAGCAACAAAACTGCTGAACATGAAACAGAAACTAAGATAATAGTCACTGCTGCTCTGTCTGATAATTGTTCAGGACAATGAAAGAGAGACGGGCCTAGTCTAGTAACTAATTAATGACCTCCAGACTCTGAGAGCTTAATATCACAAGCCAAGGAGCTTTAGTCTAGCTGAGGAAAAACTActgtagcaccctattcccccctatgagccctggtcaaaagtagtgccctgtaTGGTGTGTCATCTGAGACGCAGCCAAAGGACCTCCACTAGAACCAGGGAAAACACCCAGGCCTGTGTCTACCGCGAAGGACCTCCACTAGAACCAGGGAAAACACCCAGGCCTGTGTCTACCGCGAAGGACCTCCACTAGAACCAGGGAAAACACCCAGGCCTGTGTCTACCACAAAGGACCTCCACTAGAACCAGGGAAAACACCCAGGCCTGTGTCTACCGCGAAGGACCTCCACTAGAACCAGGGAAAACACCCAGGCCTGTGTCTACCACAAAGGACCTCCACTAGAACCAGGGAAAACACCCAGGCCTGTGTCTACCACAAAGGACCTCCACTACAACCagtaaattttagaataagctgCCTCAATATGTGCAGCCGTAGGTGGTAAtatctctaggagctgatccatcTTCAGTATTTTGAAATAATTCTAATGTTAATGAAAGATTTGAATAGAGAAAGCTGATCTGAGGGCAGTACTCCCTGAGGGCAGTGCACCAACCACGCATTTAGCAACCGTTCCCTCTGCGTGTTGTTTTGGGAAAAGCATGGTGCATCTTTCTTACAAGGACCGAAGATGGAGTTGTTTTTTTAACAATACTAAGCCCCATGGCTATCGGGAAACCAGGCACAGCCCTTTACAGCAGAGGAGAAACATTGTTTATTGAATACACTTTAAATCCTTCCCGGTTCATACCTACAGACATACTGCCAGACAATCTGTTGTTGTTATGTTCAATAAGGAAGGAGGAAGCCCTTCATTCATAGGACATCTAGTCTACATAAGTCTactacaaatggcaccctatccgatatctagtgcactacctttgccCATAGCGTGttgggctgtggtcaaaagtagtgcactatatagagcaTAGGAACTCAGGGCTGtggtgcactagggaataggaaCTCCTTAATTCCAAGGAAGTCCTGTCTCCATGGCCCACTACAGCTAGCCTTATCATTGATAGCTGCTTTCTTTCTAGCTAGCacgtttaccaaaacagtggcgggGTGTCCACTttgttgtttgaactgcagattttCAGTTTAAGTTGACAGTTGAAATCTAACAGGTTGATTTAAATCCCGGAGAGACTGTCCCTACCTAGGAGAGAGTGTCTCAACCTAGGAGACTGTCAGGGTTGATTTAAACCCCGGAGAGAGTGTCTCAACCTAGGAGAGAGTGTCCCGGCCTAGGAGACTGTCAGGGTTGATTTAAACCCCGGAGAGAGTGTCCCGGCCTAGGAGACTGTCAGGGTTGATTTAAACCCCGGAGAGAGTGTCCCGGCCTAGGAGACTGTCAGGGTTGATTTAAACCCCGGAGAGAGTGTCCCGGCCTAGGAGACTGTCAGTGTTGATTTAAACCCCGGAGAGAGTGTCCCGGCCTAGGAGAGAGTGTCCCGGCCTAGGAGACTGTCAGGGTTGATTTAAACCCCGGAGAGAGTGTCTCAACCTAGGAGAGAGTGTCCCAACCTAGGAGACTGTCAGGGTTGATTTAAACCCCGGAGAGAGTGTCTCAACCTAGGAGAGAGTGTCCCAACCTAGGAGACTGTCAGGGTTGATTTAAACCCCGGAGAGAGTGTCCCGGCCTAGGAGACTGTCAGGGTTGATTTAAACCCCGGAGAGAGTGTCTCAACCTAGGAGAGAGAGTGTCCCGGCCTAGGAGAGAGTGTCTCAACCTAGGAGAGAGTGTCCAGACCTAGGAGAGAGTGTCTCAACCTAGGAGACTGTCAGGGTTGATTTAAACCCCGGAGAGAGTGTCCCGGCCTAGGAGAGAGTGTCCCGGCCTAGGAGAGAGTGTCCCGGCCTAGGAGAGAGTGTCTCAACCTAGGAGACTGTCAGGGTTGATTTAAACCCCGGAGAGAGTGTCCCGGCCTAGGAGAGAGTGTCTCAACCTAGGAGAGAGTGTCCAGACCTAGGAGAGAGTGTCCCGGCCTAGGAGACTGTCAGGGTTGATTTAAACCCCAGAGAGAGTCCAGACCTAGGAGAGAGTGTCTCAACCTAGGAGAGAGTGTCCAAACCTAGGAGAGAGTGTCCCGGCCTAGGAGAGAGTGTCTCAACCTAGGAGACTGTCAGGGTTGATTTAAACCCCGGAGAGAGTGTCCCGGCCTAGGAGAGAGTGCCTCAACCTAGGAGAGAGTGTCAG
It encodes the following:
- the LOC139374404 gene encoding mitochondrial antiviral-signaling protein-like, with protein sequence MMSSFTRDKLSLHLRRRMGVFVSRVKATELMANLPCLTPSDKEEIQAKKDFSGNYAAMQLLLDYVQKRMNWPEELMSALELLEHQDLADELRAEWNKHNQNNPYPPSAAATTAVRTHVQPIPSTSSEGSPCSLVLPGQPAPPEVAAPPEASLPPEVAPEVLPPPVVAAQPEAPPRSVPKAPMAGSSSEHAPKAAVSPEIASEAAPSPVAAPQAEPQAAPLSLVSVEEPTVISEPPASSQPGPIETVSLEDNLCHSDAPTQIALSETTPTLSGSHLIPVVSEITPTLPVSHLALSQTESTPTPAALATFQSPERRPVQDTSPHTVKVPTFHQEAVENSDPTQVTEDEQHTEPSQSQHFATAPADTSMNEDDVHFSKPEVLRSEVMDSQPYSGDSTRLQRSVSDLVLATADVNSPVVIPDPVTTSTPLPCQENGVPEEIIEPLSHNEPQEDTYESPCLSSLGDQEVLFNVVHVSEDASIQNNDGQTPSMLGIVVHMSEEPSIWNQDDQTQSMLGNNDVGVSGTPLPVQNHNSQSQITPLSGSNALDLSSGPNQHGQSPGLIMIVNGQDASPSTKHPDAPPPAPTGLIVNGSSSAENRHPLEPMGAEVMMEARAVPELKQEGAIGERYYLLGAAVVAVSLFMAWRMRN